AATGGATCATTTATTTGACTCATTCTTTTTCTTATCTGTTTTATCTGGTAAGAAGAAGATTTGTTCTCCATCCTTAGAGAACATGTAGTTAGAACGTGCATAACTCTCTACATAATCTGGGTCTTGGAGTTTTGTCTTTTCTTCAACCAGCAATTCGTTTTCTTCTTGCATTTGGGCAAGCTTTTCCTTTGCTTCTGCCATTTGTTTACGTAACTGTAGCGTTGTCATGATTTCTCTTCCAACTGCCAGTAACATAGCCATCGCTAGACCAAGTGCGATTAATGCGACGAATTTCGAATTTAGTTTCTTTTTTTTCTTCTTTGCCATGTCTTCCTCAATACAGTTTTTATAACACTATTCTGTTTCCACTTCAAGTGGAGAGGCTATCTTTTCCTCCGAGATAATCTCATAGAGTTCAGATGCGTCTTTCTTCTTTTTGACTTCTTCGATAGATAATACACGTACTGTGAGTTTACGATTTCCAAATGTAATCGACACAATATCGCCCGCCAACACTTCGTGTGCCGGCTTTACAATGCGCCCATTGATTTCGATACGTTGATTAACTGCCAGTTCCTTAGAAACCGTTCTACGTTTGAGGATACGTGATACTTTTAAAAACTTATCAATTCTCATTTCTCATTGACTCCTTTGCAGCATAAATAATCTTTATTGCCAGGGAAATATTTTGTGCATTCTTTGGTAGGATGACGATAATTGTGCCATTGGTATAGCGTAAGGTCGCATCCTTGGATATCTTTGTAATCTTTTCAAAGAG
This genomic window from Solobacterium moorei contains:
- a CDS encoding RNA-binding S4 domain-containing protein, giving the protein MRIDKFLKVSRILKRRTVSKELAVNQRIEINGRIVKPAHEVLAGDIVSITFGNRKLTVRVLSIEEVKKKKDASELYEIISEEKIASPLEVETE
- a CDS encoding FtsB family cell division protein, translated to MAKKKKKKLNSKFVALIALGLAMAMLLAVGREIMTTLQLRKQMAEAKEKLAQMQEENELLVEEKTKLQDPDYVESYARSNYMFSKDGEQIFFLPDKTDKKKNESNK